In one Alnus glutinosa chromosome 14, dhAlnGlut1.1, whole genome shotgun sequence genomic region, the following are encoded:
- the LOC133856519 gene encoding uncharacterized protein LOC133856519 — translation MDASTQDSTPDQIPVCSGQSIGHSKERMEARSESPQSVATFSRQRVCYCERPMNVKTAHTSKNFGRRFMGCENWKIHKDCGFFEWADPKMCAHGQRVVGRLVEWHESLVAETKRCETMVEVEVGKVKAEMEKEIEKVKAEVDNERNAEIAQYRKEIEIWGIKFEAVKKNYHIMLVCSWILFALCFCFRHAAKNQQDNRVGYLRLP, via the exons ATGGACGCCTCGACACAGGACTCGACCCCTGACCAGATACCCGTCTGTTCTGGGCAATCGATTGGGCACTCGAAGGAGAGGATGGAAGCAAGGTCGGAGTCCCCACAGAGTGTTGCCACTTTTTCACGGCAACGAGTATGCTACTGCGAGCGGCCGATGAATGTGAAAACGGCGCACACGAGCAAAAATTTCGGAAGAAGGTTTATGGGGTGTGAAAATTGGAAG ATCCACAAAGATTGTGGTTTCTTTGAGTGGGCTGATCCCAAAATGTGTGCACATGGTCAGAGGGTTGTTGGTCGATTGGTTGAATGGCACGAAAGTTTGGTGGCAGAAACTAAACGATGTGAAACCATGGTTGAAGTAGAAGTTGGGAAAGTGAAGGCCGAGATGGAGAAAGAGATTGAGAAGGTGAAGGCCGAAGTTGACAATGAGAGGAACGCAGAAATTGCACAATACCGTAAAGAAATTGAGATTTGGGGGATCAAATTTGAAGCAGTGAAGAAGAATTACCACATCATGCTTGTGTGTTCGTGGATTTTATTTGCACTGTGTTTCTGCTTCAGACATGCAGCCAAAAACCAGCAGGACAATAGGGTTGGTTATTTGAGGTTGCCTTGA
- the LOC133857187 gene encoding glucan endo-1,3-beta-glucosidase 14-like — protein sequence MKRLWVFLRFPTMFLLFFFPIASHTVQGFTGTYGINYGRIADNIPSPDEVVTLLRAAKIKNVRIYDADHSVLKAFSGSGLELVVGLPNGFLKDMSANEDHAMSWVKDNVQSFLPETNIRGIAVGNEVLGGTDSELWAALLGAVKNIYSAIDKLHLTDVVQITTAHSAAVFDNSYPPSSCIFKDNIVQYMQPLLEFFSQIGSPFCLNAYPFLVYIGDPENIDINYALFQSNQGIYDSKTDLHYDNMLDAIIDAGYAALENAGFPKMEVIITETGWASNGDTNEAAATTNNARIYNYNLRKRLAKKKGTPLRPKRVVKAYIFAIFNENLKPGPTSERNFGLFKADGNISYDIGFHGLKSSAADTLSFSLKDIGACGWSRSHSVVSAISALALLIFLR from the exons ATGAAACGCTTGTGGGTCTTTCTCCGGTTCCCTACCATgttcttgctcttcttctttccaaTTG cCTCTCATACGGTGCAAGGATTTACTGGAACCTATGGAATAAATTATGGGAGAATTGCAGACAACATCCCTTCACCTGATGAAGTTGTTACTCTTCTCAGagcagcaaaaataaaaaatgtaagaatttaCGATGCTGATCACAGTGTCTTAAAGGCCTTCAGCGGAAGTGGGCTTGAATTAGTGGTTGGACTTCCAAATGGATTCTTGAAAGACATGAGTGCCAATGAGGATCATGCAATGAGCTGGGTTAAGGATAATGTGCAGTCATTCCTTCCTGAGACAAACATTCGTGGCATTGCTGTGGGCAATGAAGTTTTAGGAGGGACTGATTCTGAGTTGTGGGCAGCTCTTTTGGGTGCAGTGAAAAATATTTACTCTGCCATAGACAAGCTTCATCTAACTGATGTGGTTCAAATTACCACGGCACATTCAGCGGCTGTTTTTGATAATTCCTACCCGCCTTCTTCTTGTATATTCAAAGATAATATTGTTCAATATATGCAGCCACTCCTGGAGTTCTTCTCACAAATTGGTTCTCCTTTCTGTTTAAATGCTTACCCATTCCTGGTCTATATCGGTGATCCAGAGAATATAGATATTAATTATGCTCTTTTTCAGTCAAACCAGGGAATTTACGATTCAAAAACCGATCTGCATTATGATAACATGCTTGATGCAATTATTGATGCGGGATATGCAGCTTTGGAAAATGCTGGATTTCCAAAGATGGAAGTCATAATTACGGAGACTGGATGGGCTTCAAATGGAGACACCAATGAAGCTGCAGCCACAACAAATAATGCAAGGATTTATAACTATAATCTGCGGAAAAGGCTTGCAAAGAAGAAAGGAACCCCTCTTAGGCCAAAAAGAGTGGTGAAGGCATACATTTTCGCaatatttaatgaaaatttgaaGCCTGGGCCAACTTCTGAGAGAAATTTTGGACTGTTTAAGGCTGATGGGAACATCTCATATGATATTGGGTTTCATGGACTTAAATCTTCAGCTGCAGATACGTTGTCTTTCTCTTTGAAG GATATTGGAGCTTGTGGTTGGTCCAGGTCCCACTCCGTGGTATCAGCAATCTCTGCATTGGCACTGCTTATTTTCTTAAGATAA